A single region of the Mycobacterium lentiflavum genome encodes:
- a CDS encoding LppU/SCO3897 family protein produces the protein MGVTLVAADYDVAALAGRLTFALGVPLFGLILLVIGLWERSRSRRRQRRAYPYPPPTGYPGQPYPGAPPTGYPGQPYPGPPPPGYPPYGAPPRRASGASTALITIGAVVLELGIVGDFANAASRLAKRQEHTSMQVGECITQMSYRAQAFKASPGNDCADPVNTYLLAAKGGPSAPCPDGKREGSIYDRYTDSSTILCFALNLKQGHCYLVSGERDSPKLTLGDCNDHESGVMRVIQRIDGTSNSSDCPSGLNGVSYPTPPVVYCLERASPY, from the coding sequence ATGGGGGTCACGCTTGTCGCCGCGGACTACGACGTCGCTGCACTGGCGGGCCGGTTGACCTTCGCGTTGGGCGTTCCCCTGTTCGGATTGATCCTTCTTGTGATCGGCCTATGGGAGCGCTCGCGCAGCCGTCGGCGACAGCGTCGCGCGTACCCCTACCCGCCGCCTACGGGATATCCGGGCCAGCCGTATCCGGGCGCGCCGCCTACGGGATATCCGGGCCAGCCGTATCCGGGGCCGCCCCCGCCCGGCTACCCGCCCTATGGCGCACCGCCGCGTCGCGCGAGCGGGGCATCCACGGCGCTGATTACGATCGGCGCGGTCGTGCTGGAGCTCGGAATCGTCGGCGACTTCGCCAACGCGGCGTCGCGGCTAGCCAAGCGTCAAGAACATACGTCGATGCAGGTTGGCGAGTGCATTACTCAAATGTCTTATCGTGCACAGGCATTCAAAGCGAGCCCGGGCAACGACTGCGCCGATCCGGTGAATACCTACTTGCTTGCCGCCAAAGGCGGACCGTCGGCACCGTGCCCCGACGGAAAGCGCGAGGGCTCCATCTATGACCGCTACACCGACAGCTCGACCATCCTGTGTTTCGCCCTGAACCTCAAACAAGGCCACTGTTATCTGGTATCCGGCGAGCGCGACAGTCCCAAACTGACCTTGGGTGACTGTAATGACCATGAGTCGGGCGTGATGCGAGTCATCCAGCGCATCGACGGCACCTCGAACAGTTCGGACTGCCCGTCGGGCCTCAACGGAGTCAGCTATCCCACTCCCCCGGTTGTCTATTGCCTGGAGCGGGCGAGCCCGTACTAG
- a CDS encoding DUF4232 domain-containing protein: protein MWESRGPRARCLLLSIAATATSYAVAGVLGPHASALPVGDEAVPCRSDQVDVAASPTQAAVGHRSVTLTFSLAGGAQACTLTGYPAVETGDDGPDIHATPTLRGYMGGLPSDVDVPPTVTLSLAAQGQAIVEGVAIDGLGNPCPNHTALRVNPPNTIGVVTVPATIDACELQVHPVTALQQ from the coding sequence GTGTGGGAATCTCGCGGGCCGCGTGCCCGCTGTCTGCTTCTCAGCATCGCCGCGACCGCAACGAGTTACGCGGTAGCCGGCGTGCTGGGGCCGCACGCGTCGGCGCTGCCGGTCGGCGACGAGGCGGTGCCGTGTCGCTCGGACCAGGTCGACGTGGCCGCTTCCCCGACCCAGGCCGCCGTGGGCCATCGCTCAGTCACCCTGACGTTCAGCCTCGCCGGTGGTGCGCAAGCCTGCACGCTGACCGGCTACCCCGCGGTCGAAACGGGCGACGACGGGCCGGACATTCATGCCACGCCCACGCTGCGCGGCTACATGGGCGGCTTGCCGAGCGATGTCGATGTGCCGCCTACCGTCACCCTGTCGCTGGCCGCACAGGGCCAGGCCATTGTGGAGGGCGTGGCCATCGACGGCTTGGGCAACCCGTGCCCCAATCACACCGCGCTGCGGGTCAACCCGCCCAACACGATCGGCGTGGTCACGGTGCCGGCCACCATCGACGCCTGCGAATTGCAGGTGCATCCCGTGACCGCCTTGCAGCAGTAG